The genomic segment ATAATCATCAATTACGTGGGCGGCAAAGTGATGCGGACGAGCGATTTGTACGTCAGCTGGCCAAAAAACTCGGGGTAAAAGCCTCTTTTGGCAAAGGAAATGTCGCGCAATTTGCCCAGAAAAACAAACTCTCCATCGAAACAGCTGCCCGCCAGATGCGTTATGCTTTTTTCGAGAAAATCTCATCAAAATACAAAATCCGGCAGCTTTACCTCGCCCACCATGCCGACGATCAAATCGAGACATTCCTCCAAAGGCTTTTCCGCGGAACCGGTATTGGAGGATTAACAGGCATTAAACCACAAACCCGACGCGGCAAATTGCTCCTGCATAGACCATTACTGAGTCTCACCAAGCAGCAAATCGCCCAATATGCCAAAGATCAGGGATTAAAATGGCGTGAAGACGAGAGCAATTTGCATCTGGATTTCAATAGAAACCGTGTCCGCCATCAATTAATCCCCTTAGCCAAAGATATTTTCGGGCGCGATATTACTCCCGTTGTCCTGCGCTTGATCGAAATCTTGGACGGTGAAGATGAATACATGAGCCCATCTAAACCTCCCCGGATTCTGTCTGTAAAAGACCTCCAAGGGCAGCCTAAGGCCATTCAACGCCGTATGATCCATGTCTGGTTATCCCAGACCCATAAGGTTTTTATGCCTGATTTCGATGAGGTGGAATCAATCCGTAAGCTGCTTAGCCCAGGTGAGACATCCTGCCGGATTAACCTAAAAAAAGGGCTCCACGTGAAAAGAAGTCGTGGAACCCTGAAGTTAGAAAAGTAGAGTTTAAAGTAAGGAAAAAGTCTATTTCAGACGTTTTGCCAGGCGTGACTTCATACGATCCGCTTTATTCTTATGGATTGTTTTGCGTTTAGCAGCCTTATCCAAGGCGGATGCTACTCTAGAAAGGGCTGTGCTCGCTTCATCCTTTTTACCGGCCTGTACGAGTTTCAGAAAATCCTTCTTGGCGCTTTTAATGGTCTCTTTTGACTTGCTGTTGTAAGCGGTTTTACGCTTATCACTTCTAGTGTGCTTGATGGCTGATTTAATATTCGGCATAGTGTTATATAATCCTTACGACTTTTGAAAAGCCTGACATCATATCGGCGTCCCGATCTTTGTCAAGACAGCAAGCCATGCTTTTTCTTAATCGAAAAAAATACCAATGGGGGGCCATAATATTAGCTCCCCTCAAAACCTTGATAATTTTCCGAAAAATGCCTCCCTCCCCTTTGACAAAAGGAAAAGCCCTGTTAGATTCTGACTGACTGGTCAGTCAGAATCTGGTTAAAGCTTGTAAGATTACATGAAAATAGCTCGCACTAAAAAGCAATCGGTTGATAAACGCTCCGAGATTATCGAGAGCGCCCGTCACCTCTTTGCTCTGACGAGTCCAGAGGATTTGGTCCTGGATCACGTCGCTAAACAAGCAGGCGTGGCTAAAGGCACTTTATACCTGTATTTCAAAGACAAGTCCGACCTTATCCGCGGGGTTATCGAAGACACCATGCAAAAAGCCGAAACAGAGATTGATTCTGCGACCGCGAATATTTCAGATCCGGTTGAAAAACTAAAAATCCGGCTGCTTATTTTTCTACGCTTCGCGGATGAAAACCATGAATTTTTCTTCCGCTATTGTAATCCCCATCTCATGGAGGAAGCCAAGACCTCCTCTTGCCCCCCCAGCGGATTGATGAATGCCATCAATAAAATCCAAGAGCTGATCAAACAAGTCTCCGATCAATACTCACTTAATATTCCGAATACCCGATTAGTCGCCCTCTTTTTTATGTCATTAGGACGCTCAGCACTCCTTGAGAAGGCCCTATTCAAAGGAGATTGGTCCCTGGAAAGCCGGTTTGATGATATTTTTAAACTTTTTGCAGGAGGAATCGGATTATCAATCAAGAAGTTAAAAATCATACTCATCAGTTTTGGAATTTGCCTGATTGGTCTAAACCTAAATGCCCAGACTAATTCACAACAAAAGGTTTCTCCCTTGCCATCCGGGAAAAAACTCAATGCAAATAAGCCGACTCCCGTTCCTATTCCCGTTGACTCCTTTGATTTAAAGACTTGTTTTGAGCTATCCCTCCTCCGTAGCGAGACAATCGGCATGAGTGAGGCCGACATCCGTGTAGCCGAGGCACGCTTTTGGCAGGCGGTCGGAGAAGCCCTTCCCAAAATCAAGGTCACTGGAAATCAATACTTTTTCGGAAATAACAATAGTGGAGGGGGGGATGTCATCCCGTTTGGTGGTGCGAATTCCCCAGGCTTCTCCACAGGCTCCTCCAGTGACCAGTCCCGGGATGCAAAAGTCAATGTGAGGATCCCGCTTTTCTCCGGCCTCACCGATTTTTATGGTGGTCGCTCCCGTGATGCTGAACGGAAAGCCAGCAAATTTACGAAGGCCCGCGAGGTTCAAAAGCTTTATCTCGACACTTCCGAAGCTTTTTATCAAGTGATCAGTTATCAAGACGATCTTCGGTTACTCCAAAGCATCCAAAAGTCCCTTGAGGATAGGATAAAAGATCAGGATCGGAGGGTTAAACTCGGGAAATCCCGGGTGAGCGAACTCCTAGCCGCCCAGACAGATCTGGCAGAAACCAAAGTCGCCATTGAAAAAACAAAAGGATTATTAGGAGCGTCTAAAGAGTTACTGAGCTTTTTTATCGGGATCCCGGCAGATAAAATCATCCTGAATGATGCCACCCCGAATCCCATGACCAAGGATATCGAGGATTATTTAAAGTTAGTCGGGGAAAGACCGGATGTTCTCGCCGCCGTCCAAAATGAACGCGCCACAAGGGACGCAATCAGGGCCCAGCAAGGTCAACACTATCCCCAGATCCGTATGGAAGGGGATTATTTTTTCTATTCAGAGCCCGACAGCCAACGCCAATGGACGACTTATATCACTGTCGATGTGCCCATCTTTGAAGGCGGTATCATTGAGGCCAAGGTCAACGAACGTAAGGCCATTTATCATAAAACAAAACTCGATTTCTCTAAGATCAAACGCGAAGCGATCAAAGAGGTGCGTACGGAGTTCAATAACTTTAATTCCTCGATTGCAGAGCTGCTCCGACTCCAGGAAGCTGAAAATACCGCTATCCAAAACTACCAAGCCCAACAAGGCGATTATGACCTGGGTATCGTGACCAATCTCGATGTCCTCCAGTCTTTCCGGCAGCTCGTCGAAACCCAACGCCGGATGGTCGTGGCGAATATCAATACAAAACTCAACCTGATCCGGCTCAATGTCGCTGCGGGGGATGTCTCCAAATGAGTATTGCCGACTTCTCCATCCGCCGTCCTGTCTTTGCTTGGATGGTTATGTCCGCCCTGATCATATTTGGTGCCATTTGCTTCGGGCGCCTCGGGGTCAGCCTGCTCCCTGACGTCGAGCTCCCGAGCATCGTCGTCATTGTCGACTGGCCGGGTGCGGCTCCCGAGGTCATGGAAACTGAAATCGTCGATCGGATGGAGCAAGGCCTCGTCAGCGTCTCGGGCATCGACAATATCAAATCCACCATCCGCCAGGGCAATGCGCAAGTCACCCTCGAGCTCCGCCAGGGCCGCAGCGTGGATGCCGCCCTACTGGAAGTGCAATCAAACCTTAGCCGTATCCGTTTACCGAAAGAGGCCGAACAACCTTTAATCCTGAAAATCAACCCCGCCGACCAAGAAATCATGTGGCTCGGGGTGACCTCAAATAAACGTTCCCTCCGGGACCTAACCATTTATGCCGACCGTTATCTCCGGGATAAATTCCAAATCCTACCCGGTGTCGGGCAAATTGTGCTGAGCGGATTTGCTGAGCGCAATTTACGGATCTGGGTGGATCAAGCCAAGCTCCAGGAGTATGAAATCACCATCCTCGACATTCAAAACACTTTACGAACCCAGAATATCGAGCAGGCAGCCGGCTACTTAGAAAACAGCCTCAATGAAATCAATATCCGCATGATGGGTGAGGGCCTGACCCCGGAAGCTGTCGGGGAAATCATCATTCTCCAGCGGGGCGGACAACCGATTTATAATTCCCAGATCAAAATCAAGGATGTCGCCCGTGTGGAGGACAGCCTTAATGACCTCCGCAGCATTTCCAAAATCGACGGCATCCAAGGGGCGGGTATCGGCATCCGCAAACAACGCGGGTTTAACTCGGTCAAAGTCGCCGATGAAGTCAAAAAAACGGTGGAAGATATCCGCAAGAATATTCCTGACGATATCAAAATCCAGATTAACTACGATGAAACGATTTTCACCCGTGAAGCTGTCGATGAGACAGAATTTACCCTCTTACTTTCAGCCATACTAACCGCCATCGTCTGCTTGATTTTTCTCGGCAGCCCCTCCAGCACTTTTAATGTCGTCATGTCTATCCCTACATCGATCCTAGGGACTTTCATGGTTCTTTATTTCATGGATTTCACTCTAAATCTTTTCACCCTCTTGGCCCTTTCACTCTCCATTGGTATTGTCGTGGATGATGCCATTATGGTCTTGGAGAATATTGTGCGGCATTATGAAATGGGTAAAGACCGGAAAACCGCTGCCGGCGATGGGGCACGTGAGATTACTTCCGCAGCGGTGGCCGCCACACTGGCCGTGGTGGCTGTTTTCCTGCCTATCGCCCTTGTCCAAGGCGTTATAGGTAAGTTCCTCTTCCAGTTTGGCATTACCCTTTGCGCGGCCGTCCTCCTCTCTTTAGTGGAAGCGATCACCCTTACCCCGATGCGCTGCTCCCAGTTCCTTTCTGTCGGGGGGGCGGATCGTTCTTCAAATATTATTTGGCGTAGCCTGACGTGGCCTCTGACTTTTCTTTCGAATGCCTGTAAAAACCAGATTCAATGGCTCGCCGGAAAATATCATACCAGCTTGGCTTTCACCCTCAAATACCGGTATCTGACAGTCTTTGTCATTACCATTTTATGGTTAGTATCCATGATCCCTGTGAAATTCCTGCCAAAAGAATTCAATCCCTCCCAAGATCAAAGCATGATCTTGGTCAAATATGAGACCCCTATCGGTTCCTCTCTTGAACACACCCGGAACATCCTTTCGGAAGCTGAAAAATTAATCATGGCACGCCCTGAAGTCAGGACTTATTTCCTGGCCGTCGGGGGGTTCCAAGGCGAAACGGTGAATTCTGGCATCATGTTCGTCTCCCTGAAATCTAAAAAGGAACGTTCACTTTCCCAACAAAAACTCCAAGAAATCTTCCGGACCGATCTGAATAAAATCAAGGATTTGAAGGCCTTCGTCATTGACCTCTCCAAAGGCGGCCCCAACGGCGGACTCGGTTTCCCCATCACCTTTAGCCTTCAGGGGCCCTCCCTAGCGGTCCTCAAGGAAGAGTCCGCAAAGCTGATGCAAAAGATGAAAGATGAGAAGCTCGCTGTAGATATTGATACCGATTATAAAGAAGGCCAACCGGAATACCGTATTTATGTTGACCGTGACAAGGCTTCACGCCGTGGTGTGACTGTCCAGACCATCTCCGATACGGTCACAGCAGCATTCGGCGGGGTACGTGAAGGGAAATTTACCAATGAAGACCGTCGTTACGATGTCCGTATCCGTGTCCTCCCTGATAACCGGACAAAAAAGGAAGATCTTCTTAATCTCCAAATCCGTAATATTTACGGTGAACTCATCCCTATTGGTGAGATCATCACCATAGAAAAAGTCGATACGGTACAAACCATCGCACGCCGTAACCGCGAACGCTCCATTAGCATTCAGGCTAATCCGGCTCCCGGAGTGGCGGAAAATACCGCCCTGAACCGGATTGAGCAAATCGCCAAAGAACAACTCCCCCCGGGGTATCGCCTACTTCCATCTGATACTGCCAAGACAAATAAGGAATTCGGCGAACAAATCATATTTGCCCTCGGCATGGGGATACTTGTGGCCTACATGGTGCTCGCAGCCCAGTTTAATAGCTACGGCCATCCATTTATCATTCTCTTGGCCATTCCCTTTGCTATCAGCGGGGCCTTTATCGGACTGCTGATTACGGGCCAGACTTTGAACCTCTACAGCTTTATCGGCCTTGTCCTTCTCATGGGGATCGTGAAGAAGAATTCCATTCTCCTTGTGGAATTTACCAATCAAATCCGGGAACATGAAGGCCTCAATGTCCGTGAATCTCTCCTGAAAGCCGGTCCGATCCGCCTCCGTCCCATCTTGATGACATCTATAGCCACCATTGCGGCGGCCATCCCCCCCGCCCTCGCCATCGGACCCGGTGCTGAAAGCCGTATCCCTATGTCGGTGACCATTATTGCTGGCACCCTCTTTTCCACCATCTCCACCCTCTTCCTCGTCCCGAGCAGTTACTCCATCTTTGAAAGCATCAAAGCCTGGACACAGTCTAAAACCCATTTCGGCGAAAAAGAGCGCAACCGTAAGCGTGTGGGTGAAGTGGAGATATAACCTCGGAGTGACTTTCCGAGCGACGCAACTTGCTCTGCTCGTATGCGAGATTTATTTTAACGAGCTGGTATCTTCTAAAAAGAAAAAAGCCCGTTCGCGCAAATTGCGTGAACGGGCTGGAAAATATAAACCAAACCTGAGATTACAAGGTTTGGAGGAATTTAATTAACTCATCGACGGTGGGGCTTTTGGCATTACGAACGTAGAAACCGCTGGTGGCCACACCGAGCTGGAGGGAGCGGGCGAGCTGGAAACCGTTGACGAATCCCAGGCAAAAACCGGCATTAAAGTTATCCCCGGCACCGGTCGTTGTTTTAGGTTTGGCGGTGTATGGCCCATCGACATAAAGAGCATCAGTCTCAGAGGCCGCTGCTGCGTACTGGACCGGATGGATCACACAGACGTGGATCCCGAGTTTTTCGCGGATTTTAATGGCCCGGTCAACGATCAGAGTTTGTTTTTTGCCAACGGCTTTTATCCCGAGGACATCAGCAACTTGCTCGGATTCCGCTTCATTCAAACCTAAAATAACATTAAAATACTGTTGGAACTTCGTAATTTGCGACAGAGCCCCTTTGATATCATCCGTCGTGCGTTTAGCGGGATCGGCTAGGTCAAAGAACATCACCCGTTTCTCACCCTTCATCGCAGGGCCGACTTCCTTCAGTAATTGTTTCCAAATATCGCCCATGTGCGGGAGCATGGTCCAATTCACCATGGCGATGAATTTGGAATCAGAAAAGGCTTTGATCAATTGGTTAGCCGGGATTTTTTTGAGGATATTATTCCAAGATAGATGGTGGAGGGTCCCGTGTTTACCCATCATGAGCTTGCCGTCTTCGAACTCCAAAGCATCGGTCTCACTCGGGTCTCCAATGCTGATGACCTTGGCGCGTTTGGCGAATTCACGAAAAATCGGGTGCAGCTCGACCGTCGCCCCTAAAAGCCCGATATAGGTCACCGGCATACTGAAAGAAACAAGGGCATTAGCCATAATCGGGCCATTGCCACCCAGACGGGTCTGGACAGTCACCATCTCCATATTCGTGCTTTTATCAGCAGCATCGGCGATCCGTTTAGCGAAATCCTTGATCTTCGCGACAGGGGTGTACTCTGTGGCACTCTTCCGTTTATCGACAATATGTATGATATTATCGACAAACCCATCGAACCCGACGATTCCAGGGACCCGGCGGATTTTGGATTTTGAACTGACGAGCGCCTCAGCCGTTTGGCGGATTACCTGCTTGGGATTGACTGTGATAATATTCATAGAAAGACTAAGATTGTGAGCGCGTGCTTATAGCTGAAGACGGATCGATTGAAAAGGTTTTTCCTCATTCTCGTGTTTTAAAGTCGAAACTTGCCCCATTTTGGTGTTTTGAGCTATACTGTCGCCTATGAACCGTCGTCACTTTATCAGAGCCCTCGGGATTACCGGCCTGGGATCTGCCACATTACCCCAGATCGCGCATTCTGCGGCCCTTCCCAGGCCCCTAGCGCCCAAAAGCGGGAGCATTCCTAAAAAGATCATCATGCTCATCGCTGACGGGATGAGCATGAGCACCCTCACCTGTGCCGATATCTATTCCCGGAATACCCGACAAATCCCCTTGGAATGGATCAAACTGCTCCACTCCCCCCTGCCCGAACTCTCCCTGATGAATATGCAGTCATTAAATTCCATCGTCACTGACTCCGCCGCCGCGTCGAGCTCTTGGAGTTCGGGCTGCCGGGTCAATAATGGTACGCTCAATACCCTACCCGACGGCAAATTGCTCAGGCCCCTCCTACCGATCCTGAAAGAAAATGGCTGGAAAATCGGGGTCGCCACCACCACGACAGTGACCCATGCCACTCCTGCTGGATTTTTAATCGCTAATCCCGCCCGCGGCGCGGAAGGACAAATCGCTGAACAATACCTCACCGCCGCGCCCGATGTCGCTCTAGGCGGCGGCCTCATATTCTTCCCGGAAGGTCTCCAGAAGTCATTCATCTCAAAAGGTTATACCCTCTGCAAAACAGCTGATGAACTCCTGAAATCCGGTGCCAAAGATAAATTACTCGGGCTTTTTGACGAAGGCCACATGACCTACTGTATCGACCGTAAGCCTTTGGGGCTGGAGGGCAAATTGCCCAGCCTCGGGCAGATGACGCAAATTGCGCTGCGCAATTTGTCCGCCAGCGGGGATAAGTTTTTCCTCCAGGTCGAAGGCGGGCGTGTCGACCATGCCGCCCACGCCAATGATGCCGGGGCCATTGTCCATGAAATGCTCGATTTCGACGGGGCGGTGAAAGTGGCCTTGGAATTCCAACAGAAAAACCCGGACACCCTCGTGATCATCACTACCGACCACGGAAATGCTAATATGGGGGTCAATGGCATGGGCGGTGCCTATTTAGACTCCGATGATACTTTCACTAAGGTCGCCGGATTTAATGCCAGTATCGGACGGATCATCCAGGAGATGGGGGTCAGCCTCGATAATCCTGATAACCCGCTTAAAGGGTTTAATGCCGCCGAACCCCTCATCCCCGATAAAGTCATTTCAACGACCGAAAAATATACCGGCATCAAAATCTCCGATGACCACGCAAAAGCTTTCTGCGCAATGGTTAAACCCGGCAAAGACACCCCGGCTTACCTCGTCAAACCGCTCAACGCCCAATTCGCTAACCCCGTTAATCTCATCGCGCAAATCCTGTCAAATTACACCGGTGTCGGATGGACCGGCTCCACCCATACCAGCGATTTCGTCCCGCTCACCGCCACCGGCCCCGGCCAAGAGCAATTTGCTGGATTCCTCCAGAATACCGACATCTTCGCTAAATTCATGAAATTTGCTGGAGTAAAATTTTCCAACAGCTAAAAGTGATAAACAATAAAAATGTTAACCAGCCCCCATAACCATACCGTGAGCTACTTACGTATTTCTGTCACGGACCGGTGTAATGAACGTTGCCTCTACTGTATGCCCGATGAGACGCAGGAATGGCTACCACGCGACGGCATCCTCAGCTACGAGGAAGTCCTGCGTGTGGCACGTATTGCGACGGGGCTGGGCATTACAAAATACCGGATCACAGGAGGGGAACCCCTCACGCGCAGGGACATCCTTCATTTTGTCGCCGAGCTGGCAAGGATCCCAGGGGTCAACGATATCGGCATGACCACCAATGGCACACTCCTGAAAGACCAGGCCCTGGCCCTGAAACGGGCTGGGCTAAAAACCATTAATATCAGCTTGGACTCCCTAGACGCGCTTACCTACGCGCAAATAACCGGCCGGGACATGCTCCCCGATGTCCTCCGAGGCATTGATGCCGCTTGCGCTGCGGGATTCGACAATATCAAGCTGAATATGGTGGTGATCCGGAACCGTAACGATCACGAAATCCTCGACATGATCGCATTCGCACGCAGTAAAAAACTGATCCTTAAACTCATTGAACTCATGCCC from the Verrucomicrobiota bacterium genome contains:
- the moaA gene encoding GTP 3',8-cyclase MoaA, whose amino-acid sequence is MLTSPHNHTVSYLRISVTDRCNERCLYCMPDETQEWLPRDGILSYEEVLRVARIATGLGITKYRITGGEPLTRRDILHFVAELARIPGVNDIGMTTNGTLLKDQALALKRAGLKTINISLDSLDALTYAQITGRDMLPDVLRGIDAACAAGFDNIKLNMVVIRNRNDHEILDMIAFARSKKLILKLIELMPVSTRDVLTDENFIPVGEMMKRIKEQFALEPLGEHLGNGPAIYYSDESRSVKIGFIGAMTNLHFCDSCNKMRLTAEGKLRPCLGNHEEYDLRELLRTPGVSDDLIAKTFMDVVARKPQEHTFRDNYQPGRRMIAIGG
- a CDS encoding PfkB family carbohydrate kinase gives rise to the protein MNIITVNPKQVIRQTAEALVSSKSKIRRVPGIVGFDGFVDNIIHIVDKRKSATEYTPVAKIKDFAKRIADAADKSTNMEMVTVQTRLGGNGPIMANALVSFSMPVTYIGLLGATVELHPIFREFAKRAKVISIGDPSETDALEFEDGKLMMGKHGTLHHLSWNNILKKIPANQLIKAFSDSKFIAMVNWTMLPHMGDIWKQLLKEVGPAMKGEKRVMFFDLADPAKRTTDDIKGALSQITKFQQYFNVILGLNEAESEQVADVLGIKAVGKKQTLIVDRAIKIREKLGIHVCVIHPVQYAAAASETDALYVDGPYTAKPKTTTGAGDNFNAGFCLGFVNGFQLARSLQLGVATSGFYVRNAKSPTVDELIKFLQTL
- the tilS gene encoding tRNA lysidine(34) synthetase TilS, coding for NHQLRGRQSDADERFVRQLAKKLGVKASFGKGNVAQFAQKNKLSIETAARQMRYAFFEKISSKYKIRQLYLAHHADDQIETFLQRLFRGTGIGGLTGIKPQTRRGKLLLHRPLLSLTKQQIAQYAKDQGLKWREDESNLHLDFNRNRVRHQLIPLAKDIFGRDITPVVLRLIEILDGEDEYMSPSKPPRILSVKDLQGQPKAIQRRMIHVWLSQTHKVFMPDFDEVESIRKLLSPGETSCRINLKKGLHVKRSRGTLKLEK
- a CDS encoding TolC family protein; its protein translation is MKIARTKKQSVDKRSEIIESARHLFALTSPEDLVLDHVAKQAGVAKGTLYLYFKDKSDLIRGVIEDTMQKAETEIDSATANISDPVEKLKIRLLIFLRFADENHEFFFRYCNPHLMEEAKTSSCPPSGLMNAINKIQELIKQVSDQYSLNIPNTRLVALFFMSLGRSALLEKALFKGDWSLESRFDDIFKLFAGGIGLSIKKLKIILISFGICLIGLNLNAQTNSQQKVSPLPSGKKLNANKPTPVPIPVDSFDLKTCFELSLLRSETIGMSEADIRVAEARFWQAVGEALPKIKVTGNQYFFGNNNSGGGDVIPFGGANSPGFSTGSSSDQSRDAKVNVRIPLFSGLTDFYGGRSRDAERKASKFTKAREVQKLYLDTSEAFYQVISYQDDLRLLQSIQKSLEDRIKDQDRRVKLGKSRVSELLAAQTDLAETKVAIEKTKGLLGASKELLSFFIGIPADKIILNDATPNPMTKDIEDYLKLVGERPDVLAAVQNERATRDAIRAQQGQHYPQIRMEGDYFFYSEPDSQRQWTTYITVDVPIFEGGIIEAKVNERKAIYHKTKLDFSKIKREAIKEVRTEFNNFNSSIAELLRLQEAENTAIQNYQAQQGDYDLGIVTNLDVLQSFRQLVETQRRMVVANINTKLNLIRLNVAAGDVSK
- a CDS encoding alkaline phosphatase — protein: MNRRHFIRALGITGLGSATLPQIAHSAALPRPLAPKSGSIPKKIIMLIADGMSMSTLTCADIYSRNTRQIPLEWIKLLHSPLPELSLMNMQSLNSIVTDSAAASSSWSSGCRVNNGTLNTLPDGKLLRPLLPILKENGWKIGVATTTTVTHATPAGFLIANPARGAEGQIAEQYLTAAPDVALGGGLIFFPEGLQKSFISKGYTLCKTADELLKSGAKDKLLGLFDEGHMTYCIDRKPLGLEGKLPSLGQMTQIALRNLSASGDKFFLQVEGGRVDHAAHANDAGAIVHEMLDFDGAVKVALEFQQKNPDTLVIITTDHGNANMGVNGMGGAYLDSDDTFTKVAGFNASIGRIIQEMGVSLDNPDNPLKGFNAAEPLIPDKVISTTEKYTGIKISDDHAKAFCAMVKPGKDTPAYLVKPLNAQFANPVNLIAQILSNYTGVGWTGSTHTSDFVPLTATGPGQEQFAGFLQNTDIFAKFMKFAGVKFSNS
- the rpsT gene encoding 30S ribosomal protein S20 — its product is MPNIKSAIKHTRSDKRKTAYNSKSKETIKSAKKDFLKLVQAGKKDEASTALSRVASALDKAAKRKTIHKNKADRMKSRLAKRLK
- a CDS encoding efflux RND transporter permease subunit; protein product: MSIADFSIRRPVFAWMVMSALIIFGAICFGRLGVSLLPDVELPSIVVIVDWPGAAPEVMETEIVDRMEQGLVSVSGIDNIKSTIRQGNAQVTLELRQGRSVDAALLEVQSNLSRIRLPKEAEQPLILKINPADQEIMWLGVTSNKRSLRDLTIYADRYLRDKFQILPGVGQIVLSGFAERNLRIWVDQAKLQEYEITILDIQNTLRTQNIEQAAGYLENSLNEINIRMMGEGLTPEAVGEIIILQRGGQPIYNSQIKIKDVARVEDSLNDLRSISKIDGIQGAGIGIRKQRGFNSVKVADEVKKTVEDIRKNIPDDIKIQINYDETIFTREAVDETEFTLLLSAILTAIVCLIFLGSPSSTFNVVMSIPTSILGTFMVLYFMDFTLNLFTLLALSLSIGIVVDDAIMVLENIVRHYEMGKDRKTAAGDGAREITSAAVAATLAVVAVFLPIALVQGVIGKFLFQFGITLCAAVLLSLVEAITLTPMRCSQFLSVGGADRSSNIIWRSLTWPLTFLSNACKNQIQWLAGKYHTSLAFTLKYRYLTVFVITILWLVSMIPVKFLPKEFNPSQDQSMILVKYETPIGSSLEHTRNILSEAEKLIMARPEVRTYFLAVGGFQGETVNSGIMFVSLKSKKERSLSQQKLQEIFRTDLNKIKDLKAFVIDLSKGGPNGGLGFPITFSLQGPSLAVLKEESAKLMQKMKDEKLAVDIDTDYKEGQPEYRIYVDRDKASRRGVTVQTISDTVTAAFGGVREGKFTNEDRRYDVRIRVLPDNRTKKEDLLNLQIRNIYGELIPIGEIITIEKVDTVQTIARRNRERSISIQANPAPGVAENTALNRIEQIAKEQLPPGYRLLPSDTAKTNKEFGEQIIFALGMGILVAYMVLAAQFNSYGHPFIILLAIPFAISGAFIGLLITGQTLNLYSFIGLVLLMGIVKKNSILLVEFTNQIREHEGLNVRESLLKAGPIRLRPILMTSIATIAAAIPPALAIGPGAESRIPMSVTIIAGTLFSTISTLFLVPSSYSIFESIKAWTQSKTHFGEKERNRKRVGEVEI